The sequence AGTTGCGAGTATACATTTGAAAGTTCAAAGAGGCATTCTTGTTCTAGGTCAATATAGTTTTCAGTTCTACAATTTTCAGAAATATGTTCAAGAATAGAATCTTTGTTAATTATTTTACCTTGCAATATTGATATCTTCTCTATTTGAAGAGTAGAATTTATTTCCATTTTACGATCTAACTTATTTTGCAAGACAATAAGGTGCAGTAAACTGAAAACTTTTTTACTTTCATTAAGACGGTAGACTTTAAATAATTCAGATGCAATAGAGTAGATATAATTTGAAAATTTCATCATTTTTGAAATGATCATTACTCTATATTTTTCATAAATTGATTCAGAATGGTAATTTTCATTTCGATAAAATGTTAGAACTTCGTCTCTTATTGTAGATTCTTTAAAGTCATGTTTAAAATCTAGGATCGGAATTATAAATCTGCTTGAGATATCAGAATATTGTTCTATTAGAGAATAATTATAATAGAGATGTTTATACTCTAGTTCAGTTATAGAAGTTGAGTTATTTACGAAAAGCAGGTATTTACGAAATTCTTTTTTAAAATAAAGGTAATTATCTATCTGGTCAGAAATGTTAATTTTATATTGATTTATAACTAATGATAAATAGCTTTCTCTAACAGTTAAACTTAGATTAATAAATTTGTTAAGAAAAATAATTGTTCTATCAACAGCTTTTAAACTTGAAAAATGATATTTTAGAATTTGGAAATAATAGTCAATGAAGACGGCTAATGACAAGTCGTCTTTCGTATCAGCCAAGGATGTTACAAATGTTTTTATAAGATCATCATATAAAACTAATGAGTATTGGTGTTTATTGTTTTGAGAGTTTTTAATTAAAAAAACAACAATCTTACCATCCAAGCTATCATAAGTTTTAATGATATTTTTAGTTTTAACTATTTTCTTATTCAGATTTTTTTGCTCTTTATTATAATCTTTCAACTTCTTGAGGATTGTTTTAATAGAATATCTTATATCCAAGGTTTCTTTTATTTCTCTTCCTGAAGCTTTGATATGAGCTTTTTTAAAATCTATAATTCTTTCTTCAATTTCTTTTGGAATTGTGTCCGGATGTTTGTTTTTTTTTCTCGATATGTTTTTTAGACCATCTAATCCATACTTTTCATATTTTTTTTTCCAAACCGCAATAGTCTGACGGTATACATTAAAAATTTTTGCAGTCTCAGTGTAGCCTATTTCCTTAGCACTGATAATAGCGTTTAATCTAAATTTTTGTATATCGCTTAAATCTTCGTCATTCATGGTTTGAAATTATTGGATTTGTTGTTTTGAGCTTCTGTATATTCATATCTTAAAATTGCTTAATTCAGCTTACTTTAGCAATTCTTTTAAGAAGAATAAAAAAAAAGCCGTATAAACCGACTTTTTATAAAATCAACTTATTATTAAAACAAGTACTTGTGCTAGTAAAACTCTTAAAAACATAGTTAGTGGATATACCGTTGCATAGGCAGTGGACTGGGCTTGAACTTGAGCAATTGAATTTGCAAACTCCAATGCTGGCGGATCTGTCATGGATCCTGCAAGTACACCACATATTTTCAAATAATTCACTTTTCTCATTCTAGCTATAACACCAACTATAATTATTGGAATAAACGTAATCAAAGCTCCATATACCATCCACATATATCCGCCATTTGCAATAGTTTCAACGAATTTACCACCAGATGACAGACCTACACACGCAAGGAAAAGTATAATTCCTATCTCTCTCAACATGTGATTAGCTCCCGGAGTCATATAAAAATCAAAGCTTCCTACTCTTCCCTTATGACCAAGAAGAATCGCTATCAGTAAAGGACCTCCTGCCATACCTAATTTAGCTGGAGCAGGTAAACCTGGTATAAAAATTGGTAAACTACCTAAAATTACCCCTAGGAATATTCCTAGAAATATTGGCAGAGTGTTTGGTATAGCAAGTTCACGAACCGAATTACCGAGCTCATTTTTAATATCATTTAATAGATCTTTTTTACCAACAACCCTAACAGTGTCACCCATTTCAACAATTGTATTCAGAGTTGCTAATATCTCAATCCCAGATCTATAAATCCTCGTAATATTAGCTTCATATCTTCTATAAATACCTATCTGTTGAATCGTTTTACCAGCAATTTTTCTATTGGTAATCAAAATGTGAGCCATAGCCATATCACCGGTAATCTCTCTTTTCTCGGAAATTTCAACTTTTCCTATTTTAACCGTCAGATTTTCTATCAGTGATGTATTTGAAACACCTATCAACTTATCACCCTCTTGTAATACCTCATTTTCAGTAGCTACAATAAACTCATCATTTCTAAAAATTCTTGAAATTACAAGCTCTTTATCAACCATCGTTTTTATATAACTTATCTTTTTACCAAAAAGATTTGGATTTGTAATGGAAATCTTCACACTTTCTAGCTTATTTTGGTTACTACCTAAAGATTCGGTATATGACTGTACTTCATTTTCAATTTTTATGTTAAAAAATGTTCTTACAATCATCATGGTAAGAATGATTCCAATTATTCCAAAAGGGTAAGCGACAGCATAACCCATACCTGCAAGTTCAACACCATTACTAATTTTTAAATCACTCATAACTTGCTGTGCTGCACCTAGACCAGGAGTATTAGTAACAGCACCACTCATAATGCCAGTTATA comes from Candidatus Delongbacteria bacterium and encodes:
- a CDS encoding helix-turn-helix domain-containing protein; translated protein: MNDEDLSDIQKFRLNAIISAKEIGYTETAKIFNVYRQTIAVWKKKYEKYGLDGLKNISRKKNKHPDTIPKEIEERIIDFKKAHIKASGREIKETLDIRYSIKTILKKLKDYNKEQKNLNKKIVKTKNIIKTYDSLDGKIVVFLIKNSQNNKHQYSLVLYDDLIKTFVTSLADTKDDLSLAVFIDYYFQILKYHFSSLKAVDRTIIFLNKFINLSLTVRESYLSLVINQYKINISDQIDNYLYFKKEFRKYLLFVNNSTSITELEYKHLYYNYSLIEQYSDISSRFIIPILDFKHDFKESTIRDEVLTFYRNENYHSESIYEKYRVMIISKMMKFSNYIYSIASELFKVYRLNESKKVFSLLHLIVLQNKLDRKMEINSTLQIEKISILQGKIINKDSILEHISENCRTENYIDLEQECLFELSNVYSQLGKYKNAITSIENAIYIADIRNDIDKKIEMILKKSILLLLQGEVDYAKKSNLDIYKNLAKKDNLFLKITSLYNLSLIYENSGKTDFAEILLNYSEKKSEENHFTELLAKIYTTYIPFYTQHTNYDKLTFYIIKLKEIVTTVKHNLNILMEVYNAIAFAYITMDQFEEAMIYLSKIIIEAENSDLYIKTCTALQNIGVQYFGRKMHKTGIKYFKKAIEISEMNNISRFSIVAHLNLAKSYYVNGKNSIAQYHAKRSLKLSKQLNLYRNIADCLVTISMSHVRSHEFDKAARVCNKLKLISNKFSFHLFESCSNYIDGIILTMNRNFKEAESFFIKAIEAISSINNLFYLSEALYYYGFYLFSCNRYDEAKNNIIKAKKMAENVGMFHIRRDCNILLIKLDKLLL
- a CDS encoding putative transporter; the protein is MDSILSLFSGSGTASTVIFISLTGVIGVMLGKLHVKKVKLGIAGVLFAGLAIAHFGAELDAHVSHFIREFGLILFVYSIGIEVGPRFFNSLKNEGLKLNGFAALIVFLGFLTAFVIYKITGIDPAAITGIMSGAVTNTPGLGAAQQVMSDLKISNGVELAGMGYAVAYPFGIIGIILTMMIVRTFFNIKIENEVQSYTESLGSNQNKLESVKISITNPNLFGKKISYIKTMVDKELVISRIFRNDEFIVATENEVLQEGDKLIGVSNTSLIENLTVKIGKVEISEKREITGDMAMAHILITNRKIAGKTIQQIGIYRRYEANITRIYRSGIEILATLNTIVEMGDTVRVVGKKDLLNDIKNELGNSVRELAIPNTLPIFLGIFLGVILGSLPIFIPGLPAPAKLGMAGGPLLIAILLGHKGRVGSFDFYMTPGANHMLREIGIILFLACVGLSSGGKFVETIANGGYMWMVYGALITFIPIIIVGVIARMRKVNYLKICGVLAGSMTDPPALEFANSIAQVQAQSTAYATVYPLTMFLRVLLAQVLVLIIS